The Rubripirellula reticaptiva DNA window CCCGTCACGTAACTAACAAGCTATTTTTTTCAACCTGTAAAAACGGAACAGCTAATCGCTTTTGGAATCAACGTTTATTTTCCAAGAGATGCCAAATCGATCAATCACAATGCCGTACCATGACGTGAATGCTGATTTGGTAAGTGGGATCAGAACTTGGCCTCCATTCGCCAGTCCCTCGAAAATGCTTTTACCTCGCTCGAGAGAGTCCATTTGCAAAGCGATCGCAAATCCCGCGAAAACCGGCTCGCTTTCTGTGTCGACGTACCCGACGTCGCTCGCCATAAACACAGTCCCATCAATCCGAAACGTTGCATGAAAGACTAGGTCCTCCATGCCCGGCTTGGTATGAGATTGATCTGGACTGTCGCGAAATCGCATCAAGAACGTGGTTTCCGCGTCAAGCACCATCTCGTAGTGAGCGAGTGCTTCTAAGGTGCGTCCCGCAAATCCGAGTGTGACAATTGTTGCCATAGGGAGGAACCGCTAAAGAGTTATGGAATCAAACGCAAATCAGCTTGGCATGTGTTCAATAAAATGCAACACAA harbors:
- a CDS encoding VOC family protein, coding for MATIVTLGFAGRTLEALAHYEMVLDAETTFLMRFRDSPDQSHTKPGMEDLVFHATFRIDGTVFMASDVGYVDTESEPVFAGFAIALQMDSLERGKSIFEGLANGGQVLIPLTKSAFTSWYGIVIDRFGISWKINVDSKSD